In the Hordeum vulgare subsp. vulgare chromosome 7H, MorexV3_pseudomolecules_assembly, whole genome shotgun sequence genome, one interval contains:
- the LOC123413099 gene encoding 26S proteasome non-ATPase regulatory subunit 2 homolog A-like — protein sequence MPSRGDASGGGGAPTASPAPPQPAKGKGKMKGDDLVSSDDLSEEDRELKARLEECVERAQSPDPRLRVEAIDTLRKEIRAATSSMTSVPKPLKFLRAHYGTLKAYFPRMRNPVQKKHMADILSVLALTTSAEGERESLKYCMMGSLVDICSWGHQYVRNLALEIGQEWKDNGSSTPIESKIELVLEIVKFHMKHNAETEALDLLMEVGYLEVLTGKKYEKYFTMLLDLVDSTNYKRACLYLTSCSIYLLTPDREAYVATLDIAYAMYLKFRDLASALRIVLVNIGKNVKMVFGETTDFSLKQQFTFMIARYGLSVEIDDEMVADENEKNALQEIVYNTKLSEGYHTLVRDIGVMEPKSPEDIYKVHLIGGRGTRSSSLDSLRPNLAAIFVNAFVNAGYCQDKLMTAIPDYLLFKNNELSKASVVASLGMIHLWDPDSGFAKLDKYLHSNDTDVVAGALLGIGIVSCGVKNDRDPALALISEYSKGAASITRIGGLLGLGIAYAGSQKDELKSHFSVILSNPQTPLEDLVFSAISLGLVFVGSCNEEIAGSIISVLKNHSEELAEPTIRLLPVAVGLLYLGKQEMVDATADEVSKALEEPLRKYCGLTLTSLAYAGTGNVLKVQELLRCCSDYEPCHLDLEKGGTGQGPAVLGIALIAMAEELGAEMAVRSLEHLLQYGDLSIRRAVPLALGMLCISNPKVVVVDTLSRLSHDADGAVSMAAIISLGLIGAGTNNARIARLLRKLSSQEYGDYLYCVRIAQGLLHLGKGLLTLDPYHSDRLLLSPVALAGLVTVLHACLAMQPIIVKKYPYMLYILALAMQPRMLLTVDEDLKPLHVPVRVGQAVDVVGQAGSPRTITGFRTHSTPVLLAAGERAELATEKYIPLTPVLEGFVILRKNPEHHED from the exons ATGCCGTCGCGCGGGGAcgccagcggcggcggcggagcgcctACCGCCTCCCCCGCCCCGCCGCAGCCggccaagggcaaggggaagatgAAGGGGGACGACCTGGTGAGCAGCGACGACCTC TCGGAGGAGGACCGCGAGCTCAAGGCGCGTCTCGAGGAGTGCGTGGAGCGGGCACAGAGCCCCGACCCCCGCCTCCGGGTAGAAGCCATCGACACCCTGAG GAAAGAGATTCGTGCGGCGACAAGCTCAATGACGTCTGTCCCGAAACCACTCAAATTCCTCCGTGCACACTACGGAACTCTCAAGGCTTACTTTCCGAGAATGCGGAATCCTGTACAGAAG AAACATATGGCTGACATTCTGTCAGTATTGGCCTTGACAACGTCTGCTGAAGGAGAAAGG GAAAGCCTGAAGTACTGTATGATGGGCTCTTTAGTTGATATATGTTCATGGGGTCATCAATACGTGAG aaacttggctCTTGAAATTGGACAAGAATGGAAG GACAATGGCTCATCAACTCCAATTGAATCCAAAATAGAACTAGTGCTGGAAATTGTCAAATTTCACATGAAG CATAATGCTGAAACTGAAGCGCTGGATCTTCTGATGGAG GTTGGATACCTTGAGGTGCTTACaggcaaaaaatatgaaaaatacttcaCGATGCTACTTGATCTTGTTGACTCTACCAACTAcaaaagggcatgcttgtatTTGACTAGTTGTTCTAT ATACCTTTTGACTCCTGACCGTGAGGCCTATGTGGCCACACTTGACATTGCCTATGCCATGTACTTGAAGTTTAGGGATCTTGCAAGTGCTTTGCGGATTGTGCTTGTCAATATCGGcaag AATGTGAAGATGGTATTTGGCGAAACTACAGATTTCTCCCTGAAGCAGCAATTCACATTTATGATAGCACGCTAT GGTTTAAGCGTGGAGATAGATGATGAGATGGTtgcagatgaaaatgagaagaatgcTTTGCAGGAAATAGTTTATAACACCAAACTGAGTGAGGGGTACCATACCCTTGTGCGGGATATTGGTGTCATGGAGCCAAAATCTCCAGAGGACATATATAAG GTTCATCTGATTGGCGGTCGAGGTACCAGAAGCTCCAGCCTTGATTCTTTAAGGCCGAATTTGGCCGCAATTTTTGTCAATGCATTTGTGAATGCTGGTTATTGCCAG GACAAACTCATGACTGCAATACCAGATTATTTGCTATTCAAGAACAACGAACTTTCGAAAGCCAGTGTAGTAGCTAGTCTG GGAATGATACATCTGTGGGATCCTGATTCAGGATTTGCCAAACTTGACAAGTACCTGCACAGCAATGATACTGATGTTGTTGCAGGAGCTTTGTTAGGTATAGGGATTGTCTCTTGTGGTGTGAAGAATGATAGGGATCCT GCACTTGCTCTTATTTCTGAGTATAGCAAGGGTGCAGCATCAATTACACGAATCGGGGGATTGTTGGGTCTTGGTATTGCTTATGCTGGGTCCCAGAAAGACGAG CTTAAATCACATTTCTCAGTTATCTTGAGTAACCCCCAAACACCTTTGGAGGACTTAGTGTTCTCTGCCATCTCCTTGGGATTGGTGTTTGTTGGTTCCTGCAATGAAGAGATTGCAGGGTCAATCATATCTGTCTTGAAAAATCACAGTGAGGAGCTTGCAGAGCCCACTATTCGTCTGCTTCCAGTTGCCGTTGGCCTTCTATATCTTGGAAAACAG GAGATGGTGGATGCTACTGCTGATGAGGTTTCTAAAGCATTGGAAGAACCATTAAGGAAGTACTGTGGCCTGACTCTTACGTCTTTGGCATATGCTGGGACAGGGAATGTGCTTAAG GTTCAGGAGCTCCTTCGTTGTTGCTCAGATTATGAACCATGCCATTTGGATTTGGAGAAAGGTGGAACCGGCCAAGGGCCAGCAGTCCTTGGAATTGCTCTTATTGCCATGGCTGAAGAATTAGGAGCTGAAATGGCTGTACGGTCCCTCGAGCACCTTTTACAGTATGGTGATCTTAGTATTAGAAGAGCGGTTCCTCTTGCTCTTGGCATGCTCTGCATATCCAATCCAAAGGT CGTCGTTGTGGACACACTGAGTAGACTGAGCCATGATGCGGACGGTGCAGTGTCAATG GCTGCAATCATCTCACTGGGCTTGATAGGTGCTGGTACAAACAATGCACGTATAGCCAGGTTGCTTCGTAAGCTCTCGAGTCAGGAATATGGCGATTATCTGTATTGT GTGAGGATTGCCCAGGGTCTTCTTCACCTTGGGAAGGGCTTGCTGACACTTGACCCATACCACTCTGACAGGCTACTTCTATCTCC CGTAGCGCTAGCTGGGCTTGTAACCGTTCTGCACGCATGCCTTGCCATGCAACCCATCATCGTCAAAAAGTATCCCTACATGCTATACATCCTCGCCCTTGCTATGCAG CCTAGGATGTTACTGACCGTGGATGAGGATCTCAAGCCCCTCCATGTTCCTGTTCGCGTCGGCCAAGCAGTCGACGTGGTTGGTCAGGCGGGAAGTCCCAGGACCATCACTGGCTTCCGGACGCACAGCACGCCTGTATTGCTCGCTGCAGGGGAGCGAGCTGAGCTAGCAACTGAAAA ATATATTCCGCTGACACCAGTTCTGGAGGGCTTTGTGATCCTGAGGAAGAACCCAGAGCATCATGAAGATTGA